GTGAACGGAGCCGGAGTCGGCCCTGGAAGCTGGCTGCTGGCGGCGACGCGCTCGGCTTTGAGCGAACTCAAAATGCGGGCCTCGACCGCGCTGCCGATGACGCTGAGGGGCACGCCCATCTCAGTGGCGTGGCCGACGGTCCATTTGCCGGTGCCCTTTTGACCAGCCTTGTCGAGGATGAGATCGACGATCGGGGTCCCGGTTTCCGGGTCTTTCTTGGTGAAAATGTTCGTGGTGATCTCGATTAGGAAACTATCCAACTCGCCCCGGTTCCATTCGCCGAAGATCTCATGAAACTCGTCCGCCGTCGGGTTGATCGTGGCCTTCAAGATCGCATACGCCTCGCAGATGAGCTGCATGTCGCCGTATTCGATGCCGTTGTGCACCATCTTCACGAAGTGCCCGGCGCCGCCTGGGCCGATGTGGATCACACACGGCTTGCCGTCGACCTGCGCCGCAATTTTCTCGAAGATCGGCTTGATCTCTTCCCATGAAGACGCCGGCCCACCCGGCATGATCGACGGGCCTTTGCGCGCGCCTTCTTCGCCACCCGAGACGCCCACGCCCATGAAGCGCAAGCCCTGGTCGGCCAGTTCGGTGTCGCGACGTTCGGTGTCGGTGTAGAGGCTGTTGCCGCCGTCGATGACGATGTCGCCCTTGTCCAGCAGCGGCGTCAATTGCTTGATGACGGCGTCGACCGGCGCGCCGGCCTTGACCATCAACATGATCTTGCGCGGCTTGGCCAGGCTCTGCACGAAGTCTTGCAGCGTCTTCGCGCCGTACAGATGCTTCTTCGGGTGCTCGGCGACGAAGGCCTCCATGACCTCGGTCGTGCGGTTGTAGACGCTGACGCCGAAACCGCGGCTCTCGACATTGAGCACCAGGTTCTGGCCCATCACCGCCAGGCCTATCAGGCCGAAGGCGTTGTCCGGCTTGTCGTGCTTGTCTGGTTGCTGCTTCTGATTCATCTGGAGCCTCTTTCGAGCGTTGCGCAAACGCGCAGCTTATGTCAGCCGACAGACACCTGCAGCTCAAGACATCCGCAGGTCACCCGCCAGGCTCGCCAGTGTTTCCGGCTCGACCGTCACATGCGCCGGGTAATGCGTGTGGTCGCAGCCGATGCGCACGCCGGCACCGGCGCGGATGGCTTCGCGCTGCGCCGCGTTGAACTCGAAGCGAACGAAGTGCACCGCCGACGTTTTCTCGTCGTTCTCGCGGTCCATGTCTTCGTCGGCGATGGCGAACACGCGCTTGTGGCCTTCGACCTCGACGAACATG
This genomic stretch from Chthoniobacterales bacterium harbors:
- the gnd gene encoding decarboxylating NADP(+)-dependent phosphogluconate dehydrogenase — its product is MNQKQQPDKHDKPDNAFGLIGLAVMGQNLVLNVESRGFGVSVYNRTTEVMEAFVAEHPKKHLYGAKTLQDFVQSLAKPRKIMLMVKAGAPVDAVIKQLTPLLDKGDIVIDGGNSLYTDTERRDTELADQGLRFMGVGVSGGEEGARKGPSIMPGGPASSWEEIKPIFEKIAAQVDGKPCVIHIGPGGAGHFVKMVHNGIEYGDMQLICEAYAILKATINPTADEFHEIFGEWNRGELDSFLIEITTNIFTKKDPETGTPIVDLILDKAGQKGTGKWTVGHATEMGVPLSVIGSAVEARILSSLKAERVAASSQLPGPTPAPFTGDRAALINSVRDALYASKIMSYAQGMVQLGAASQLYNWNLNFKDIASIWRGGCIIRARFLNRITDAYQQNPGLKNLILDPFFTEVVTRTQANWRIAVRTAIEYGVATPAFSAALAYYDSYRQARLPANLLQAQRDYFGAHTYERIDKPAGEFFHTEWFA